A single Plasmodium sp. gorilla clade G2 genome assembly, chromosome: 7 DNA region contains:
- a CDS encoding DNA (cytosine-5)-methyltransferase: MHKIKVLELYCGIGGLHYSLFQAFINFVHTNKLKEKYDTVKEPHEVNKNNDICNLQNICDTYKDDIHNDIKNYKSIEIHKYHDCTLTCLNDLFCFISVDLNPIANHTYFHNFKDSTILLTEARDINKFFKSKCDSVDEQNNGSTDSEKKKNKIKINKKKKKKKNNNNNNNNNNNINNNDDDNIFNINKNYIIQTDINNIMPEFLNNHHFNILLISNPCQPYTRQNKKFKEINLDLLFCNKNVGKENIKNNICNDNHNFYTNDNQNHQFNINNLNIDELNNYLYNDKDERTKSFIHISTLLTKVDFKNLPQFIFIENVKNFELSSSFLYFIYCIKNNYSFQTYLLSPLQFGIPNERFRFYCICKKNNYDYKHTNNLLRQNYMNDKNINLYTNSLIPKHYLHKNNIHEEKKNQSDNYNNINCDNIIFYTPHLITYLDVNNNFNITNNIWNHINIYNNYLDTYQVQNQILQKNASYCFDIININKKTITCCHVANYHHHQKKQNVNNISNDKQNNYMNAKRNYAMCFTSNYGRYIKGSGSILYYNRKNYTNDVEEETKKKQTNVSTKENKENVNAFNYKCNCISPSHNDTYQTHKKKNSMKKYENNVRYFTPTEISRLMGFKMKTNNINQNQNEKKKKNTYGNIFWNIDHINHTCAFYSNKHYCDVLNKNACLLTYKNDTNINNHSYQNYHKNNCLCHEFVFPNFLTDRQKYKLIGNSVNVIVISYIFHVHNIFDHI; this comes from the coding sequence ATGCACAAAATAAAAGTACTTGAATTATATTGTGGAATAGGAGGATTACACTATAGTTTGTTTCAAgcttttataaattttgttcATACGAATAAgctaaaagaaaaatatgatacaGTGAAGGAACCTCATGaggttaataaaaataatgatatatgtaATCTCcaaaatatatgtgatacatataaagatgatatacataatgatataaaaaattataaaagtatTGAGATTCATAAATATCATGATTGCACTTTAACATGtttaaatgatttattttgttttatttcaGTCGATTTAAATCCTATAGCTAACCATacttattttcataattttaaaGATTCCACAATTTTGTTAACAGAAGCGAGAGACatcaataaattttttaaatccaAATGTGATAGTGTggatgaacaaaataatggGTCAACTGatagtgaaaaaaaaaaaaataaaataaaaataaataaaaaaaaaaaaaaaaaaaaaaataataataataataataataataataataatattaataacaatgatgatgataacatttttaatataaacaaaaattatatcatacaaacagatataaataatattatgccAGAATTTTTAAACAATCATCattttaacatattattaatttctaATCCTTGTCAACCATATACaagacaaaataaaaaatttaaagaaatCAATTTGGATCTCCTATTTTGCAACAAAAACGTAggaaaggaaaatataaagaataacaTTTGTAATGATAaccataatttttatactaATGATAATCAGAATCATCAattcaatataaataatttaaatatagacGAGCTAAATAATTATCTATACAATGATAAAGATGAAAGAACAAAAagttttatacatatatctaCATTACTTACTAAAGtagattttaaaaatttaccacagtttatatttatagaaaatgtaaaaaattttgaactctcttcttcttttttatattttatttattgtattaaaaataattattcttttcaAACATATTTACTTTCTCCATTACAATTCGGTATACCTAATGAACGTTTTAGATTTTAttgtatatgtaaaaaaaacaattatgattataaacatacaaataatttattaagacaaaattatatgaatgataagaacataaatttatatacaaattcTTTAATACCCAAACattatttacataaaaataatatacatgaagaaaaaaagaatcaaagtgataattataataatatcaattgtgataatattattttttatacaccacatttaataacatatctagatgttaataataattttaatattacaaataatatttggaatcatattaatatatataataattatttagatACCTATCAAGTTCAAAAtcaaatattacaaaaaaacgCTTCCTATTGTTTTGATATAatcaatattaataaaaaaacaatcaCCTGTTGCCATGTAGcaaattatcatcatcatcagaaaaaacaaaacgtAAACAATATTTCGAATGATAAACAAAACAATTATATGAATGCAAAAAGAAATTATGCCATGTGTTTTACTTCTAATTATGGAAGATACATAAAAGGTTCAGGTTCTATACTATATTATAATCGAAAGAATTATACTAATGACGTTGaagaagaaacaaaaaaaaaacaaacaaatgtGTCAACAAAAgagaataaagaaaatgtaaatgcatttaattataaatgcAATTGTATATCTCCATCTCATAATGACACTTATCAAacgcataaaaaaaaaaattccatgaaaaaatatgaaaataatgtaaGATATTTTACTCCGACAGAAATTTCGAGATTAATGGGAtttaaaatgaaaacaaataatataaaccaaaatcaaaatgaaaaaaaaaaaaaaaacacatatggaaatattttttgGAATATCGATCATATCAATCATACATGTGCTTTTTATAGTAATAAACATTATTGTGATGTGCTAAATAAAAATGCATGcttattaacatataaaaatgacacaaatataaataatcattcttatcaaaattatcataaaaataattgtttATGTCATGAATTTGTCTTTCCAAATTTTTTAACAGAtagacaaaaatataaattaattggAAATTCAGTTAATGTAATTGTTATATCATACATTTTTCACGTCCACAATATATTTGatcacatataa
- a CDS encoding cysteine desulfurase, putative has product MKFLQIIKHLKLQNKKNTLGHFVNCSTYEHFSNINKLFFNNYSSTKEYSEHGQVKIENYLNSTLQYDENSQNGSPNNLKNGKHNMYNSETNVNINEDKYKDNNISSNNSQYNNNSNNSFFFHYEEQGMKDTIDDVVNENKKKKMNRFYLDSQATTMIDPRVLDKMLPYMTYIYGNAHSRNHFFGWESEKAVEDARTNILNLINGKTNKEIIFTSGATESNNLALIGICTYYNKLNKQKNHIITSQIEHKCILQTCRFLQTKGFEVTYLKPDTNGIVKLDDIKNSIKDNTIMASFIFVNNEIGVIQDIENIGNLCKEKNILFHTDASQAAGKVPIDVQTMNIDLMSMSGHKLYGPKGIGALYIKRKKPNIRLNALIHGGGQERGLRSGTLPTHLIVGFGEAAKVCSLEMNRDEKKVRFFFNYVKDYLIKHLDYIVFNGCQINRYYGNMNISFLFVEGESLLMSLNEIALSSGSACTSSTLEPSYVLRSIGISEEIAHTSIRIGFNRFTTFFEVQQLCSNLVKSVKRLRSISPLYEMELEKKNSSNDDIPKFIWT; this is encoded by the coding sequence ATGAAATttcttcaaataataaaacatctCAAATtacaaaacaaaaagaacACACTTGGTCATTTTGTAAATTGTAGTACTTATGAACATTTCAGTAATATTAACAAACTATTTTTCAATAACTACAGTTCGACCAAGGAATATTCTGAACATGGTCAGGTGAAAATTGAAAACTACCTGAACAGTACATTACAATATGATGAAAACAGCCAAAATGGGTCaccaaataatttaaaaaatggaaagcacaatatgtataattcTGAAACCaatgttaatataaatgaagacaaatataaagataataatatatctagtaataatagtcaatacaataataatagtaataattcttttttttttcattatgaaGAACAGGGAATGAAAGACACCATTGATGATGTAGTTAAcgagaataaaaaaaaaaagatgaacaGATTTTATTTAGACAGTCAAGCAACCACAATGATTGACCCAAGAGTATTAGATAAGATGCTACCATATATGACATACATATATGGAAATGCTCATTCAAGAAATCATTTTTTTGGATGGGAATCAGAAAAGGCTGTGGAGGATGCGCgaacaaatatattgaatttaataaatggTAAAACTAATaaggaaataatatttacatcAGGAGCAACTGAAAGTAATAATCTTGCTCTGATAggtatatgtacatattataataaattgaaTAAACAAAAGAATCATATTATAACATCTCAAATTGAACATAAATGTATTTTACAAACATGTCGATTTTTACAAACAAAAGGATTTGAAGTAACGTATTTAAAACCAGATACAAATGGCATAGTAAAAttagatgatataaaaaatagtaTTAAAGATAATACTATAATggcatcatttatatttgtaaataatgaaattgGTGTTATACaagatattgaaaatataggAAATCTgtgtaaagaaaaaaatattttatttcatactGATGCATCCCAAGCTGCTGGAAAAGTCCCTATAGATGTGCAAACGATGAATATTGATTTAATGTCAATGTCTGGTCATAAATTATATGGACCTAAAGGTATAGGtgctttatatataaaaagaaagaaaccAAATATCAGATTGAATGCTTTAATTCATGGAGGTGGTCAAGAAAGAGGTTTAAGATCAGGAACTCTTCCAACGCATTTAATTGTTGGATTTGGAGAAGCTGCTAAGGTATGTTCTTTAGAAATGAATAGAGATGAGAAAAAAgttagatttttttttaattatgtaaaagattatttaataaaacatttagATTATATTGTATTTAACGGATGTCAAATAAATAGATATTATggaaatatgaatatatcttttttatttgttgaaGGAGAAAGTTTATTAATGTCTTTAAATGAAATAGCTCTAAGTTCAGGTTCAGCATGTACCTCAAGTACATTAGAACCTAGTTATGTTCTTAGATCTATAGGAATTTCAGAAGAAATAGCACATACATCTATTAGAATAGGTTTCAATAGATTTACTACTTTTTTTGAGGTACAACAATTGTGTTCTAATTTGGTAAAATCCGTCAAAAGATTAAGGAGCATCTCACCTCTATATGAAATGGagttggaaaaaaaaaattcttcaaATGACGACATTCCAAAGTTTATATGGACATaa
- a CDS encoding vacuolar protein sorting-associated protein 53, putative, with translation MIPLEIEAKMKDSDPDIKIESNAEPNVETNIETNIETSIETNIETNRETNVEPNVETNVETNIETNRETNVEPNVETNVETNIETNIESNADPNVESNVESNVYPYVESNVDRVPFLGEENKIYANEEDENFVNNYINENIINLKSVDNYLEKMDNKIKELDENINDRVQKYILMKNEYEKVFKSIKERTKLINNIINDIDKKTEKNEDALIILCKDIKKLDTGKQNVTQTIILLKRIVILITSISKLKKKAIKREYKDCIYLIHIIKEMLTHFSDLKTNNKLRNLYHETKILFKDLKNQIKEDINLIYDPHILIEKNMVILNDHLIPIEKNNHDSINNNNNNNNNNNHNNNHNNNNHNNHNHNNNHHSYIRINLFDACTCLYYLNSSLIKKVSKKFTNFFLEKFIFIFKNQAHTLDSIDRRISWIKRALNNYDNVYSHIFPSIYNIPFHIVTKFCLITQKHVLKILSSSIEHTNNPTDLIKTVINVINFENFLNKNIKYYSSNEIPTIHDYSSLDLPFPELLIQKSLPKKEKENMNTDLSSIKNKNYINNEDHQKELNISVDNHNEFSEQMKFLDKKKNTQLINNYLYMEDITSNQDENNIIFTYNNNMMINTFQSVQNFKGAISCSFDSFLCNWLKYEEKKILNKFENIINEKKEDYISDIKNYKCIKDIVNIDFNNFDINEINNINLDTSNNTYYYNNRDIKIIEQNIYNNVYKSSYSIFHLYKNYINMILLFSKCQTLYDFILFFKTLLFKYSEELNKRIIEKIQESQEIEHIKLLSILINTCSYINSQMNEAYQQLKTNMDPSYFIYISFKDEEKYFLNIKTKCIKNIILYIKEKINNIISNITIVNIYDINNICEKSIYMNNIKKLLYQYFSFFKNIFDNTCLTYLLEKTTTLIIQQFYDTIFSFTYITNITAQQLLLDSYEMQKVLFSMTDILNSTNQNKQKSQKIHQHKKYDELKNENIETIHNITSKENKTNKNLLPLEEINLLSESHINIEYSEDETIIPQTYYNYVTSRLNKIQFLLKIFLSNIYDINAFNLLLTENDNICNIEEIEKILTMKYEKDKYLEEDNKINKDYMLDIKKTGIRAAEELKNFISKMTHL, from the coding sequence atgattccTTTGGAGATTGAGGCAAAAATGAAGGACTCAGATCCAGACATAAAGATAGAATCGAATGCAGAACCTAACGTAGAAACTAACATAGAAACTAACATAGAAACTAGCATAGAAACTAACATAGAAACTAACAGAGAAACTAACGTAGAACCTAACGTAGAAACTAACGTAGAAACTAACATAGAAACTAACAGAGAAACTAACGTAGAACCTAACGTAGAAACTAACGTAGAAACTAACATAGAAACTAACATTGAATCCAACGCAGATCCAAACGTTGAATCCAATGTTGAATCCAATGTTTATCCATATGTTGAATCCAATGTTGATCGAGTGCCTTTCCTTGGtgaggaaaataaaatttatgcaAATGAGGAAGATGAAAATTTtgtgaataattatataaatgaaaatataataaatctgAAGAGTGTAGATAATTATTTAGAAAAGATGGATAATAAAATCAAAGAGTTAGATGAGAATATTAATGATAGAgtgcaaaaatatatattgatgaaaaatgaatatgaaaaagTATTCAAAAGTATTAAAGAGAGaacaaaattaataaacaatataataaatgatattgataaaaaaacTGAAAAGAATGAAGATgctttaataattttatgtaaagatattaaaaaattagataCAGGCAAACAAAATGTAACACAgactataatattattaaaacgtATAGTAATACTAATAACATCTATtagtaaattaaaaaaaaaagctatcaaaagagaatataaagattgtatttatttaatacatattataaaagaaatgttAACACATTTTTCAgatttaaaaacaaataataaattacgTAATCTCTATCATGAGaccaaaatattatttaaagatttaaaaaatcagattaaagaagatataaatttaatatatgatcctcatatattaatagaaaaaaatatggtCATCTTAAATGATCACCTGATACCTATAGAGAAGAATAATCATGATAGTAttaataacaacaacaataataataataataataatcataataataatcataataataataatcataataatcataatcataataataatcatcataGTTATATTCGAATTAACCTATTTGATGCATGCACTTGCCTTTATTACTTAAATTCTTCACTCATAAAAAAGGTTTCTAAGAAATTTACGAATTTTTTCTtagaaaaatttatttttatatttaaaaatcaAGCTCATACATTAGATAGTATAGATAGAAGAATATCATGGATTAAGAGAGCtctaaataattatgataatgttTATTCTCATATATTTCCttcaatatataacataCCATTCCATATAGTAACCAAATTTTGTTTAATAACTCAAAAACATGTTCTTAAAATTCTGTCCTCTTCAATAGAACACACAAACAATCCAACagatttaataaaaacaGTCATCAATGTTATTAATTTTGAAAACTTcttaaacaaaaatattaaatattattcatcCAATGAAATTCCTACAATTCATGATTATTCATCTTTAGATTTGCCATTCCCTGAACttttaatacaaaaaagtctacccaaaaaagaaaaagaaaatatgaatacGGATCTATCctctataaaaaataaaaattatattaataatgaggATCATCAAAAAGAATTAAACATAAGTGTTGATAATCATAATGAATTCAGTGAACAAATGAAATTTttagacaaaaaaaaaaacactcaattaattaataactatttatatatggaaGATATTACATCTAATCAGGATGaaaacaatattatatttacatataataataatatgatgataAACACTTTTCAAAGTGTTCAAAATTTTAAAGGAGCCATTTCTTGCTCATTTGATAGTTTTTTATGTAACTGGCtgaaatatgaagaaaaaaaaatattaaataaatttgaaaatattataaatgaaaaaaaagaagattatataagtgatataaaaaattataaatgtattaaagACATTGTAAATAtagattttaataattttgatataaatgaaataaataatataaatttagatacaagtaataatacatattattacaacaatagagatataaaaattattgaacaaaatatttataataatgtatataaatcatcttattctatttttcatttatataaaaactatattaatatgatacTTTTATTTAGTAAGTGCCAAACattatatgattttattcttttttttaaaacattattatttaaatattctgaagaattaaataaaagaattattgaaaaaatacAAGAATCACAAGAAATCGAACATATcaaattattatctatattaattaatacatgctcatatataaattctcAAATGAATGAAGCTTATCAACAATTAAAAACTAATATGGATCcttcttattttatatatatatcttttaaagatgaagaaaaatatttcttaaatattaaaaccaaatgtataaaaaatattatattatatataaaagaaaaaataaataatatcatatcAAATATTACTatagttaatatatatgatataaataatatatgtgaaaaatctatttatatgaataatataaaaaaattactttatcaatatttttctttttttaaaaatatatttgataatacATGTTTAACCtatttattagaaaaaacAACCACTTTAATAATTCAACAATTTTATGATACTATCTTttcttttacatatataacaaatataacaGCTCAACAGCTCCTTCTCGATTCATATGAAATGCAAAAGGTTTTGTTTAGTATGACAGATATATTGAATAGTACTAATCAAAATAAACAGAAATCACAAAAAATTCAtcaacataaaaaatatgatgaattaaaaaatgaaaacattGAAACGATTCATAATATAACaagtaaagaaaataaaacaaataagaaTTTGTTACCACTGGaagaaattaatttattgTCTGAAtctcatataaatatagaatataGTGAAGACGAAACAATAATTCCAcaaacatattataattatgtaacaagcagattaaataaaatacaattcttattaaaaatatttttatctaacatatatgatattaatgCATTCAATTTATTACTTACAGAGAATGacaatatttgtaatatagaAGAGATAGAAAAAATCTTGACGATGAAATATGAGAAAGACAAATATTTagaagaagataataaaatcaATAAGGATTATATGTTGGACATTAAAAAAACAGGCATAAGAGCAGCAGAGGAGTTGAAGAATTTTATATCAAAAATGACTCACCTATAA
- a CDS encoding mitochondrial import inner membrane translocase subunit TIM50, putative, protein MNTLLRLKGLYNNKHKICNNVLRKCCSIKGSITKSDIEAVLDENLFYENEEGKKGNLENCYVIKNMKNRNIGFSCRRDIFDSISNIDMLYMNKLNNDNKKNIFPSNDVHYVNETMKSNFLEHTNKKYNLLNNIFNFKSYKVGGSESFNMLSNMRNSKYFSSSVGYNNNRMRVKDKMGTNMGGVNARCEIKYNNIENKKMDINNNNHNNNNMRKTYVNNNKLSGCFINNKESKTLKEIYMDKKEKEKLIKMYLLLSLLLMPFGYVYMYCIENDITVEEFIKMMKKKGEILENKYNDLLNEFIDRYFPLSSEPLLPDFKDLNYPENLPTLVIDLNYVIAKLEYDRKTGWRVLKRPYADRFFKELSSFYEIVIWSDDNFPVAQEVISKWGIPAIGCLHRDQCSKKKKSYVKDLKRLGRNLDRVVIIDHDPKAFMLQPDNGILIKEFDGDLNDKEILCLIDLLKSFAISTYDISHFLKKHGGGDYNIGKRYLQQKSDTEQKSQRIRNIGKIFHLDNKKSPNGISLNS, encoded by the coding sequence atGAATACACTCTTACGTTTAAAAgggttatataataataaacacaaaatatgtaataaCGTTTTAAGAAAATGTTGTAGTATTAAAGGGAGTATAACCAAGAGTGATATTGAAGCAGTGTTAGATgagaatttattttatgaaaatgaggaaggaaaaaaaggaaatttagaaaattgttatgttataaaaaatatgaagaatagAAATATAGGCTTTTCATGCAGAAGAGATATTTTTGATAGTATAAGTAATATtgatatgttatatatgaataaattaaataatgataataaaaagaatatctTTCCAAGTAATGATGTGCATTATGTGAATGAAACGATGAAAAGTAACTTTTTAGAGCAtacaaataagaaatataatttattaaataatatatttaattttaaaagttATAAAGTTGGTGGATCAGAATCATTTAATATGTTATCAAATATGAGAAATTCCAAATATTTCAGCTCAAGCGttggatataataataataggaTGAGGGTTAAAGATAAAATGGGAACAAATATGGGTGGGGTTAATGCTAGATGTgagataaaatataataatatagaaaataaaaaaatggatataaataataataatcataataataataatatgagaaAGACTTatgtgaataataataaattaagtggttgttttataaataataaggaGAGTAAGactttaaaagaaatatatatggataaaaaagaaaaagagaaattaataaagatgtatttattattaagttTATTATTAATGCCTTTtggatatgtatatatgtattgtattgaaaatgatataacaGTAGAAgagtttataaaaatgatgaaaaaaaaaggagaaatattagaaaataaatataatgatttattaaatgaatttatAGATAGATATTTCCCTTTAAGTAGTGAACCTTTATTACCAGATTTTAAAGATTTAAATTATCCAGAAAATTTACCTACGTTAGTTATAGATTTAAATTATGTGATAGCTAAATTAGAATATGATAGAAAAACAGGTTGGAGAGTGTTAAAAAGACCATATGCTGATagattttttaaagaattatcTAGTTTTTATGAAATTGTTATATGGTCAGATGATAATTTCCCAGTAGCTCAAGAAGTAATATCTAAATGGGGTATACCAGCTATTGGATGTTTACATAGAGATCAAtgttctaaaaaaaaaaaatcttatGTAAAAGATTTAAAAAGATTAGGTCGTAATTTAGATAGAGTTGTAATTATAGATCATGATCCAAAGGCATTTATGTTACAACCAGATAATggtatattaataaaagaattcGATGGagatttaaatgataaagaaatattatgtCTAATTGATTTATTGAAATCTTTTGCTATAAGTACATATGATATatctcattttttaaaaaaacatgGTGGTGGTGATTATAACATAGGTAAAAGATATTTACAACAAAAAAGTGATACTGAACAAAAATCACAACGTATAAGAAATATTGGAAAAATTTTTCAtctagataataaaaaatctcCAAATGGAATTTCATTGAATTCGTAA